In the Bacteroidales bacterium genome, one interval contains:
- a CDS encoding M28 family peptidase, which produces MFVLAQTDPVVEKIIKTGKTDNRVMDHLDILCNRFGGRPIGSDAYENAAEWSAASFREWGLEVIMDEVGELPVGFNRGPWSGRMLSDEGMQLHFATPSYTAGTKGVQRGHVLIEPRTQAEYDRMKGKLKGAWVLINGINEGWPIDFSARADSIRDSIKIVNASIEKENNKIRRENWENRDKGLPEKELLPLNEEPALFYKEMCQAGILGIIQSSKTPIRVMYDRKNIAGMTFDNLPAVPDIKLDEHQYRIIRQMAEERRYFLLEFDIRNHFRPGPIQYHNVIGVIPGTEFPDEYVIMGGHLDSYDVGTGGVDDGSGATPAMEAARLIMEAGGRPKRTILVTLWAGEEFGLLGSQSWVDRNGDKLERISNMFNRDGGPTVPTGITVSPAMMEDFVRICAPLDSINPDFPFKIEERQPSEKPVKAWGTDSGPFAVAGVPTITFNTGDPKGYDFSYQEIWHTERDTYDKSIREYQEQTAIVTAVVVYGVANLDHLLSREGFYVEKPLEPEKEKKKEKKK; this is translated from the coding sequence ATGTTCGTCCTTGCCCAGACCGATCCTGTTGTTGAAAAGATTATTAAGACCGGGAAGACGGACAACCGGGTTATGGATCACCTTGACATACTCTGCAACCGGTTCGGTGGGCGCCCCATCGGATCGGATGCTTATGAAAACGCAGCCGAATGGTCTGCTGCCAGTTTCCGGGAATGGGGCCTGGAGGTGATCATGGACGAAGTGGGCGAACTACCGGTAGGCTTCAACCGCGGTCCCTGGTCGGGGCGAATGCTTTCCGACGAGGGGATGCAGCTCCACTTTGCCACGCCTTCTTACACTGCCGGTACCAAAGGGGTACAGCGGGGCCATGTGCTCATCGAACCGCGTACCCAGGCTGAGTATGACCGGATGAAGGGGAAGCTGAAAGGAGCCTGGGTGTTGATCAATGGCATCAACGAAGGTTGGCCCATTGATTTTTCCGCGCGCGCTGACAGCATCCGGGACTCCATCAAGATTGTCAATGCATCCATTGAAAAGGAAAACAATAAGATCAGGCGGGAGAATTGGGAAAACAGGGACAAAGGCCTGCCGGAAAAGGAATTACTTCCCCTGAACGAGGAACCCGCGCTTTTTTACAAAGAAATGTGCCAGGCGGGAATCCTGGGCATCATTCAGTCGTCCAAAACACCCATTCGTGTCATGTACGACAGGAAGAACATCGCCGGCATGACCTTCGACAACCTCCCGGCAGTGCCCGATATCAAACTGGATGAGCATCAATACAGAATCATACGGCAAATGGCGGAGGAAAGGCGCTATTTTCTGCTTGAATTCGATATAAGGAACCATTTCAGACCGGGACCCATCCAATACCATAACGTGATCGGCGTCATTCCGGGCACTGAATTCCCGGATGAGTATGTCATTATGGGCGGGCATCTGGATTCCTATGACGTGGGCACCGGTGGCGTGGACGATGGTTCCGGGGCCACCCCTGCTATGGAGGCTGCCCGTCTGATCATGGAGGCAGGAGGGAGACCCAAACGAACCATCCTGGTCACACTTTGGGCAGGGGAGGAATTCGGACTGCTGGGGTCGCAGAGCTGGGTTGACCGGAATGGAGACAAGCTTGAAAGGATTTCCAACATGTTCAACCGTGACGGGGGCCCAACGGTACCCACCGGGATAACCGTTTCACCGGCCATGATGGAAGATTTTGTCCGCATCTGTGCGCCTTTAGACAGCATAAATCCCGATTTCCCGTTCAAAATCGAAGAGCGGCAACCCTCCGAAAAGCCAGTCAAAGCATGGGGGACCGACAGCGGTCCGTTTGCCGTGGCGGGGGTGCCCACCATTACCTTCAACACGGGCGACCCGAAAGGTTATGACTTCAGCTACCAGGAGATCTGGCACACCGAGCGCGACACCTACGACAAGAGCATCCGGGAATACCAGGAGCAAACGGCCATCGTAACAGCCGTGGTTGTGTACGGCGTCGCCAATCTTGACCACCTGCTCTCCAGGGAAGGGTTCTACGTTGAAAAACCTTTGGAGCCGGAAAAGGAAAAGAAGAAAGAAAAGAAAAAGTAA
- a CDS encoding potassium transporter TrkG, which produces MNKAFINRIRERINLRLFTHKTLVLRSLRIASLLVSLVTLASILYYYGYPKTSEATSIVSTIITISIGFYIFKFLTHIFYDFHPGRYIRENLTEALILLFILLIALLYQIFNIPIINFVSKSLGFDIRPYALLFVQLYFFIIVGLETGKASHKLRLFELGPSTLMTLSFIILISAGTVLLLLPEMTHSGIRFLDALFTSTSASCVTGLTVVNTANHFTLKGQIVIMILFQLGGINIVSFATFFASFYRSDSVRYQSIMKDFLSTDRLSDTRILLRRIVFFSLIIEIAGTILIFLTWNDQVAFTGSAQQVYFSLFHSISAFNNAGFSLFPGGLTEQWVAQSYSLHMCIALLIFLGGIGFVTLEEFYELLTHWKKLIHPWKNLSVASRLVLMTSLSLILAGALVFIYAHWDLTLSGMDVRDLAVTSIFHSVSARTAGFNTVDVATFAQPVLIFFIFLMYVGGSPGGTSGGIKTTTLAIIIKSAFATIRGKRNVEAYHHTIAFSLIDKAYTIALFALFLIFFSVFLLSFTEPDVRFMHLVFEEVSAFATVGLSTGITPLLSDAGKTIILISMFIGRIGPLTLALFLSRPIISTHYRYPEIRVMVG; this is translated from the coding sequence ATGAACAAAGCCTTCATTAACAGGATCAGGGAACGGATCAATTTACGCCTGTTTACTCATAAAACTCTGGTCCTGCGTAGCTTAAGGATTGCTTCCTTACTGGTATCGCTTGTAACCCTTGCCAGTATCCTCTATTATTACGGCTATCCGAAGACCAGCGAGGCCACGTCCATTGTCAGTACCATCATTACCATCAGCATTGGCTTTTACATTTTTAAATTTCTTACGCATATTTTTTATGATTTTCATCCAGGCCGTTATATCAGGGAGAATCTGACCGAAGCGCTGATCCTGCTGTTCATTCTGCTCATTGCGCTGTTATACCAGATCTTTAACATTCCCATCATCAATTTTGTAAGCAAAAGCCTTGGTTTTGACATACGGCCCTATGCTCTTTTATTTGTCCAGCTCTACTTCTTCATTATTGTCGGACTTGAAACTGGCAAGGCAAGTCACAAACTCCGGCTGTTTGAGCTGGGGCCGTCAACCCTGATGACCCTCTCCTTCATCATTTTGATTTCTGCCGGCACGGTTTTATTATTGCTTCCGGAAATGACCCATTCAGGCATCCGGTTCCTTGATGCCCTGTTTACATCGACAAGCGCCAGTTGTGTCACCGGCCTCACGGTCGTCAATACAGCGAACCATTTTACTCTGAAGGGCCAGATCGTCATCATGATCCTGTTTCAGCTGGGAGGTATCAACATTGTTTCCTTTGCAACGTTCTTTGCCTCGTTTTACCGGTCCGACAGCGTCAGGTACCAGTCCATCATGAAGGATTTCCTGAGCACGGACCGACTTTCCGACACACGTATCCTGTTGCGGAGGATCGTATTTTTCAGCCTCATCATTGAAATTGCAGGCACGATCCTGATTTTTCTGACCTGGAACGATCAGGTGGCATTCACCGGGTCTGCACAACAGGTATACTTCTCTTTGTTTCACAGTATCTCCGCATTTAACAATGCAGGTTTCTCCCTTTTCCCGGGGGGCCTGACCGAGCAGTGGGTGGCACAGTCGTACAGCCTGCATATGTGCATCGCCTTGTTGATATTCCTGGGAGGAATAGGTTTTGTCACACTGGAGGAATTCTATGAGCTGTTGACTCACTGGAAGAAGCTTATTCATCCCTGGAAGAATCTCTCGGTTGCGTCGCGTCTGGTTTTAATGACATCCTTGTCCCTCATTCTGGCAGGAGCATTGGTTTTTATTTATGCGCACTGGGATCTTACCCTTTCCGGCATGGATGTCAGGGATCTTGCCGTGACCAGTATCTTTCACTCGGTCAGTGCCCGGACAGCAGGGTTCAATACGGTCGACGTGGCTACATTTGCCCAGCCCGTGCTGATCTTCTTTATCTTCCTCATGTATGTGGGGGGATCACCCGGAGGTACGAGTGGGGGCATCAAAACCACCACGTTGGCCATTATTATCAAATCTGCTTTTGCCACCATTCGCGGTAAGCGTAATGTAGAGGCATATCATCATACCATTGCGTTTTCACTGATCGACAAGGCCTATACCATCGCGCTGTTTGCCTTGTTCCTGATCTTCTTCTCCGTTTTTCTTTTGTCGTTCACCGAACCCGATGTCCGGTTTATGCACCTGGTGTTTGAAGAAGTGTCAGCCTTTGCGACCGTCGGGCTTTCAACGGGCATAACCCCTCTGCTGTCGGATGCCGGTAAAACAATCATCCTCATCAGTATGTTCATCGGAAGGATCGGCCCACTGACACTGGCCCTGTTCCTGAGCCGTCCCATCATCTCCACACATTACCGATACCCGGAGATCAGGGTGATGGTGGGGTAG
- a CDS encoding cupin domain-containing protein, which produces MNPFVFDLSGNSNHQRMPVLTDKNAMKMRSGMVILHSGEEVGTHNTNDKEELIIVLEGKATVEIDKQVFAEVQSGAGVYIPSRTSHNVSNRADSKLRYIYIVS; this is translated from the coding sequence ATGAATCCATTTGTTTTTGACCTTTCAGGAAATTCGAACCATCAAAGGATGCCTGTTCTGACAGATAAAAATGCAATGAAAATGAGGTCAGGGATGGTTATTTTACATAGTGGTGAAGAAGTTGGTACGCATAATACCAATGACAAGGAAGAACTGATCATTGTGTTGGAAGGCAAAGCCACAGTTGAAATTGACAAACAGGTATTTGCGGAGGTTCAATCAGGAGCAGGGGTCTATATTCCATCCCGTACATCACATAATGTGTCCAACAGGGCAGATTCGAAATTGCGATATATTTATATTGTTTCCTGA
- a CDS encoding S9 family peptidase, whose translation MKAVNKNLCAVIFFLGFLFLFRIPVTGQEKQEDPSLLSIDRIFNSMEFMMDRVMPIRWIEDGNAYTTFERSETVKFGRNIVRYESLSGEKSIMVGADKFIPEGEENPLSFDDLSWSNDREKLLLFTNTQRVWRSNTRGDYWLLDVKTGYLYQLGQGLPESSLMFAKFSPDGSKVAYVSKNNLYTEDLTSHRITKLTYDGSETLINGTFDWVYEEEFSCRDGFSWSPDGTRIAFWQLDASGIKTFYLINNTDSLYPYTIPVQYPKVGEPPSKCRIGVIPADGGKVTWLDIQGDQQEHYLPRMMWTEATGQILVQQLNRKQNTNKLWLCNSTNGEAENIFTDQDDAWLDVVDDWRWISDGMEFLFISERDGWRHAYRIDLKKGKPILITKGDYDVISIKGIDPEEEYLYFIASPENATQRYLYRTLLDGKKKPELLSPENMPGTHSYNMSPNTHFAYHTFSSANTPPVTTMISLPDHKVLRVIADNQHFRETMAEIKKQPREFFKVKTSDGVEMDGWMMKPPDFNPKRKYPVLFNVYGEPWGQTALDAWDYDLLWNILIAQKGYIVMTMDNRGTPCPKGREWRKSIYRKIGVINSRDQALATKEITKWKFVDPERIAVWGWSGGGSMTLNLMFRYPGIYQTGMAVAPVANQLLYDNIYQERYMGLIPENLDDYTEGSPVTYAKNLEGNLLIVHGTGDDNVHYQNTEQLINELVKYNKLFQVMPYPNRSHGIWEGENTSRHLYTLLLDYLIKHTEPGGRK comes from the coding sequence ATGAAAGCAGTTAACAAAAACCTTTGTGCGGTCATTTTCTTTCTCGGCTTCCTGTTTCTTTTCCGGATTCCCGTGACGGGACAGGAGAAGCAGGAAGATCCGTCACTTCTCTCCATTGATCGTATCTTCAATTCAATGGAATTCATGATGGACCGGGTCATGCCCATCCGCTGGATCGAAGACGGAAATGCCTATACTACATTCGAGAGGTCAGAGACAGTGAAGTTTGGAAGGAACATCGTTCGATATGAAAGCCTGTCCGGTGAAAAGAGCATTATGGTCGGTGCTGACAAATTCATTCCAGAGGGTGAAGAAAATCCCCTGTCATTTGATGACCTGTCCTGGTCCAATGATCGTGAAAAGCTGCTTTTATTCACGAATACCCAAAGAGTTTGGCGCTCCAACACCCGTGGGGATTACTGGCTGTTAGATGTCAAAACCGGATATCTTTATCAGCTCGGCCAGGGGTTGCCCGAATCCTCGCTGATGTTTGCCAAATTTTCACCCGACGGTTCAAAAGTGGCGTATGTTTCCAAAAACAACCTCTATACGGAAGACCTGACCAGCCACCGGATCACTAAGCTGACCTATGACGGTTCGGAAACCCTGATCAACGGCACGTTCGACTGGGTGTATGAAGAGGAGTTTTCCTGTCGTGACGGATTTTCCTGGAGTCCCGACGGAACGCGCATCGCATTCTGGCAGCTGGATGCTTCAGGAATCAAGACTTTTTACCTGATCAACAATACGGACTCCCTGTATCCGTACACCATTCCGGTCCAGTATCCCAAGGTCGGTGAACCACCGTCAAAATGCCGCATCGGCGTCATCCCTGCCGACGGCGGAAAGGTTACCTGGCTGGATATCCAGGGTGATCAGCAGGAACATTATCTCCCCAGGATGATGTGGACCGAAGCGACAGGGCAGATCCTTGTCCAGCAATTGAACAGGAAACAAAACACCAACAAGCTCTGGCTTTGTAACAGCACCAATGGAGAGGCAGAGAATATCTTCACCGATCAGGACGACGCATGGCTGGATGTGGTGGATGACTGGCGCTGGATCAGCGATGGCATGGAATTTCTCTTTATCAGTGAACGGGACGGATGGCGCCACGCTTACCGCATTGATCTGAAAAAAGGCAAGCCAATCCTGATCACCAAAGGTGATTATGACGTCATTTCCATCAAAGGGATCGATCCCGAAGAAGAATACCTCTACTTCATTGCATCACCGGAGAATGCTACCCAGCGGTATCTGTACCGCACCCTGCTCGACGGGAAAAAGAAACCTGAGCTCCTCTCGCCCGAAAATATGCCAGGTACGCATAGTTACAATATGTCGCCCAATACGCATTTTGCCTACCATACGTTTTCCAGTGCAAACACTCCCCCTGTAACCACGATGATATCCCTTCCTGATCACAAGGTTCTCCGGGTCATTGCTGATAATCAGCACTTCAGGGAAACAATGGCAGAAATAAAAAAACAACCCAGGGAATTTTTCAAGGTTAAGACCTCTGATGGCGTCGAAATGGATGGATGGATGATGAAACCGCCTGATTTCAATCCGAAACGCAAGTATCCGGTCCTCTTTAACGTCTATGGCGAACCCTGGGGCCAGACAGCGCTGGATGCCTGGGATTATGATCTGCTGTGGAACATTCTCATTGCGCAGAAGGGCTATATCGTCATGACTATGGATAACAGGGGCACGCCCTGTCCAAAGGGCCGTGAATGGCGAAAATCCATTTACCGGAAAATCGGGGTCATCAATTCCAGGGATCAGGCGTTGGCAACAAAGGAAATTACCAAATGGAAATTTGTCGATCCGGAAAGGATAGCGGTATGGGGCTGGAGCGGCGGCGGATCTATGACGCTTAACCTGATGTTCCGTTACCCCGGTATCTACCAGACGGGTATGGCTGTGGCACCCGTTGCCAATCAGCTGCTGTACGACAACATCTACCAGGAACGATACATGGGTTTGATCCCCGAAAACCTGGACGACTACACCGAAGGTTCACCGGTCACCTATGCGAAGAACCTGGAAGGGAACCTGTTGATCGTTCATGGAACAGGAGATGACAATGTCCATTACCAGAATACGGAACAGCTGATCAACGAACTGGTAAAATACAACAAACTGTTCCAGGTGATGCCCTATCCCAACCGGTCGCACGGAATCTGGGAAGGGGAGAACACGTCACGGCACCTTTACACCCTGCTGCTGGATTATCTCATAAAGCATACGGAGCCGGGGGGGAGGAAATAG
- a CDS encoding glycoside hydrolase family 97 protein, whose protein sequence is MKASIYSLFVIFFILSNPSAMNGQSFRIESPGKDIHILIETKDSVSVKVFYKNDYLMEVSGISMKIREKGIIGVGAAVDTQVTRSVDTIFVPVVKQKSERIPDRHNELEILFKGEYSLVFRVYDQGFAYRFSTRLRGDIIVENEECTMKFPDNSHIYFPEEESFFSHNERAYLYLPLDSIVPGRFCSLPALAESPGGTKILLTESSLEDYPGMWLTGQGDHTIRSLFPAYPKKEEQTRDRDVKVTDRYDYIARTSGFREFPWRIMVVAGNDGDLITSQLPWLLSSPCRIKDPSWIRSGKVAWDWWNANNIYGVDFKSGINTQTYKYYIDFASAYGIEYVILDEGWYRLGNLLDISPEITIQEIVDYGKVKNVGIILWVIWKTLDDQLQEALDQFALWGVKGIKVDFMQRDDQPMVEYYWKIAREAASRHLLVDFHGACKPSGLNRTWPNVLTSEGVRGLEWNKWSDVITPEHDVTLPFIRMAAGPMDFTPGAMLHAQQAQFHAVFDRPMSQGTRCHQLAMYVVYESPLQMLADSPSNYLKEKQCMEFLSEVPSVWDETIVLDAKVGDYVVVARRSGTKWFLGGMNDWSPRELTVDLSFLPMGNYAYDLYVDGMNSDRFAGDYAKTSGRIISGEKLAIRMAAGGGMAAVLAPVGD, encoded by the coding sequence ATGAAAGCATCCATTTATTCCCTCTTCGTTATCTTTTTCATTCTCTCCAATCCATCCGCGATGAATGGCCAATCCTTCCGGATTGAATCACCCGGAAAAGACATCCACATACTGATTGAAACAAAAGACAGCGTTTCCGTCAAGGTCTTTTACAAAAACGATTATTTAATGGAGGTATCAGGCATTTCGATGAAAATCAGGGAGAAGGGGATTATCGGGGTGGGTGCTGCCGTTGATACCCAGGTGACCAGAAGCGTGGATACGATCTTTGTTCCGGTGGTAAAACAAAAGAGCGAACGCATACCCGACCGGCATAATGAACTGGAAATCCTGTTCAAGGGCGAATATTCACTGGTTTTCAGGGTTTATGACCAAGGTTTTGCCTATCGGTTCTCCACCCGTTTACGGGGAGATATTATCGTGGAGAATGAAGAGTGCACGATGAAATTTCCGGATAATTCCCATATTTATTTCCCGGAGGAGGAAAGCTTTTTTTCACACAACGAACGGGCCTACCTTTATCTACCGCTGGACAGCATTGTTCCGGGCCGTTTCTGCAGTTTGCCGGCCCTGGCCGAGTCACCCGGCGGCACGAAGATCTTGCTGACGGAGTCATCGCTGGAGGACTATCCCGGTATGTGGCTCACCGGGCAGGGCGATCATACCATCCGGTCTCTCTTCCCGGCCTATCCTAAAAAAGAAGAACAGACACGGGACCGGGATGTAAAAGTGACCGACCGGTATGACTACATTGCCCGGACTTCCGGTTTCCGTGAATTTCCATGGCGGATCATGGTTGTCGCCGGAAACGACGGTGACCTGATCACCAGCCAGCTTCCCTGGCTTCTGTCATCTCCCTGCCGGATCAAGGACCCGTCGTGGATCCGGTCAGGCAAGGTGGCCTGGGACTGGTGGAACGCAAACAATATCTATGGTGTTGATTTCAAAAGCGGGATCAACACGCAAACGTACAAATACTATATCGATTTTGCCTCTGCTTACGGGATTGAATATGTGATTCTGGACGAGGGCTGGTACAGACTGGGAAACCTGCTGGATATCAGCCCTGAAATCACTATCCAGGAGATCGTTGACTACGGTAAGGTGAAAAATGTCGGGATCATCCTGTGGGTGATCTGGAAAACGCTGGACGACCAGCTGCAGGAAGCCCTTGATCAGTTTGCTCTCTGGGGAGTGAAAGGGATCAAGGTGGATTTCATGCAGCGGGATGATCAGCCGATGGTGGAATATTACTGGAAGATCGCCCGCGAGGCTGCCAGCCGGCACCTGCTGGTCGACTTCCACGGTGCCTGCAAGCCGTCAGGGCTGAACCGGACCTGGCCGAACGTGCTGACCAGCGAAGGCGTCAGGGGACTGGAATGGAACAAATGGAGCGATGTGATCACACCCGAGCATGATGTCACCCTGCCTTTTATCCGGATGGCGGCCGGGCCGATGGATTTCACTCCCGGGGCCATGCTCCATGCGCAGCAGGCACAGTTCCATGCCGTCTTCGACCGCCCGATGAGCCAGGGAACCCGCTGCCACCAGCTGGCCATGTATGTCGTGTACGAAAGCCCGCTGCAGATGCTTGCCGACAGCCCGTCAAACTATCTGAAAGAGAAACAATGCATGGAATTCCTCTCGGAGGTGCCTTCCGTATGGGATGAAACGATCGTACTGGATGCAAAAGTGGGTGATTATGTGGTCGTTGCACGGAGAAGCGGGACAAAATGGTTCCTGGGAGGGATGAATGACTGGTCACCGCGTGAACTCACCGTCGATCTGTCGTTCCTGCCCATGGGCAACTATGCCTATGATCTTTACGTGGATGGGATGAACAGCGACCGGTTTGCGGGCGATTATGCAAAGACCTCCGGCAGGATCATCTCCGGTGAAAAGCTGGCCATACGCATGGCAGCGGGCGGAGGCATGGCAGCAGTGCTGGCTCCTGTGGGTGACTGA
- a CDS encoding DUF2961 domain-containing protein, with protein sequence MKRPVPVVLIFIFAALSASAQQNYSGIDAGMQNLYRLSDAKTRSISAENYDGAKGGGGRATTGTGANASRELGQGWKVSPSVVIKSKTTFTVAEIDGEGSIQHIWMTPTGNWRFSILRIYWDGETEPSVEVPVGDFFGMGWGKYASLQSLAVCVNPGSAFNCYWPMPFRRKCVITLENMDVKDMTLYYQVDYILTEVPEDAAYFHAQFNRVNPLPYKEDYVLAGNIRGRGQYVGTYMAWGVHNNGWWGEGEIKFFMDGDAEFPTICGTGTEDYFCGSYDFDTRRLNQAGVEVVDYTEFSGPYTGLHQVIRGDGHYNVSQRFGMYRWHITDPIRFEQDLKVTIQALGWRSEGRYLPLQDDIASTVFWYQTEPHHPFPTLPSKDQLEVN encoded by the coding sequence ATGAAAAGACCGGTTCCAGTAGTATTGATTTTTATTTTTGCTGCGCTGTCAGCATCTGCCCAGCAAAACTACAGCGGTATTGATGCCGGGATGCAAAACCTGTATAGATTGTCGGATGCAAAAACACGTTCCATCAGCGCTGAGAACTATGACGGCGCAAAAGGCGGCGGCGGTCGGGCCACCACAGGAACAGGAGCCAACGCGTCAAGAGAACTTGGACAGGGATGGAAAGTGAGCCCCAGTGTGGTCATAAAATCAAAAACCACGTTCACCGTTGCGGAAATTGACGGTGAGGGCTCCATCCAACATATCTGGATGACACCAACCGGCAACTGGCGCTTTTCGATCCTGCGCATTTACTGGGACGGGGAAACGGAGCCTTCGGTGGAAGTCCCGGTAGGTGATTTTTTCGGGATGGGATGGGGAAAGTACGCTTCCCTGCAATCGCTTGCGGTATGCGTCAATCCCGGAAGCGCATTCAATTGCTACTGGCCAATGCCATTCCGGAGGAAATGCGTGATTACCCTTGAAAATATGGACGTCAAGGATATGACCCTGTACTACCAGGTTGATTATATCCTGACCGAGGTGCCGGAAGATGCCGCCTATTTCCACGCACAGTTCAACCGGGTCAATCCTTTGCCCTACAAAGAAGACTACGTGCTGGCAGGCAACATAAGAGGCAGGGGGCAGTATGTGGGGACCTACATGGCATGGGGGGTGCACAATAATGGCTGGTGGGGCGAGGGCGAAATTAAATTTTTTATGGATGGTGATGCAGAATTCCCAACCATCTGTGGTACCGGAACAGAGGATTATTTCTGCGGCTCTTACGATTTTGACACACGCAGGCTGAACCAGGCAGGCGTGGAGGTCGTCGATTACACGGAATTTTCAGGTCCCTACACAGGCTTGCACCAGGTGATCCGGGGCGACGGGCATTACAACGTATCTCAGCGTTTTGGCATGTACCGCTGGCATATTACCGATCCGATACGTTTTGAGCAGGATCTGAAAGTCACCATCCAGGCACTTGGGTGGCGCAGTGAAGGAAGGTACCTGCCACTCCAGGACGATATCGCCTCTACCGTGTTCTGGTACCAGACGGAGCCACATCATCCGTTTCCAACGCTTCCTTCGAAAGACCAGCTGGAAGTCAACTAA
- a CDS encoding YdeI/OmpD-associated family protein, whose protein sequence is MATKDNRIDTYIIKSADFAIPVMTHLRSIIHDACPEVRETMKWSFPHFDYRGAILCSMASFKQHCAFTIWLASQMKDPHGILTTGTGRLAMGNLGRITCLEDLPPDDILKGYLREAMILIEKGVRLAKKEPVNTPKDLLIPEDFQNELDHHPKALETFNRFSRSNKKEYAEWIRDAKTEATRSKRIATALEWLTEGKSRNWKYQK, encoded by the coding sequence ATGGCAACAAAGGATAACCGGATCGACACATACATCATTAAGTCAGCCGACTTTGCAATTCCGGTCATGACACATCTGCGATCCATCATTCATGATGCCTGCCCGGAGGTCAGGGAGACCATGAAATGGAGTTTTCCGCATTTTGATTACCGGGGTGCCATTCTGTGCAGCATGGCCTCATTCAAACAGCACTGTGCTTTCACGATCTGGCTGGCGTCACAGATGAAGGATCCGCACGGCATCCTCACCACAGGCACCGGCCGGCTGGCCATGGGAAACCTGGGAAGGATAACGTGCCTGGAAGATTTACCCCCTGATGATATCCTGAAAGGATACCTCAGGGAAGCCATGATCCTGATCGAAAAAGGAGTCCGCCTGGCAAAGAAGGAACCGGTAAATACACCGAAAGACCTGCTGATCCCGGAAGATTTTCAAAATGAGCTGGACCACCATCCGAAAGCACTTGAAACTTTCAACCGGTTCTCCCGCTCCAATAAAAAGGAATATGCAGAATGGATCAGGGACGCAAAAACAGAAGCGACACGGAGTAAAAGGATCGCCACAGCTCTGGAATGGCTAACAGAAGGAAAATCCCGCAACTGGAAATATCAAAAATAG
- a CDS encoding TrkA family potassium uptake protein: protein MNRQKFAVIGIGQFGGAIARSLSKSGAEVMAIDIQVDLVEMIADEVAYAVALDATDKKALLSQDIKDYNTVVVAIGGNFEQELLCIVTLMDLGIKRIIARARGAAQNRILMQLGIKEIFSPEDEVGIIVAERLLNPNLVSYLQLPDDYRIAELIAPKRCVGRTLDDIDLRDRYRLSLVTIKKETIVKVDDEPVVEQHIAGVPDSRTVIDEKDFLVVFGKNKDIDRFIEIND, encoded by the coding sequence ATGAACAGGCAAAAATTTGCGGTCATCGGGATTGGTCAGTTTGGGGGAGCGATTGCCCGGTCGTTATCCAAGAGTGGTGCAGAAGTGATGGCCATTGATATTCAGGTTGACCTGGTCGAGATGATTGCCGATGAAGTGGCCTATGCGGTAGCCCTGGACGCGACCGATAAGAAGGCACTGCTTTCTCAGGATATCAAGGATTACAATACGGTCGTTGTCGCCATCGGTGGTAATTTCGAGCAGGAACTTCTGTGTATCGTCACGCTCATGGATTTAGGCATCAAAAGGATCATTGCCCGGGCCAGGGGAGCCGCTCAGAACCGCATCCTTATGCAATTGGGTATCAAGGAGATATTTTCTCCGGAAGATGAGGTGGGGATTATCGTAGCCGAACGGCTGTTAAATCCCAACCTGGTATCCTACCTGCAGTTACCGGACGATTACCGGATCGCCGAGCTGATTGCTCCCAAACGTTGTGTGGGCCGGACCCTTGATGACATTGACCTGCGTGACCGTTACCGTCTGAGCCTGGTAACGATAAAAAAAGAAACCATCGTCAAAGTGGATGATGAACCGGTGGTCGAACAACATATCGCCGGAGTGCCTGATTCCAGGACAGTTATTGATGAAAAAGACTTTCTGGTGGTATTTGGTAAAAACAAGGATATCGACCGGTTCATTGAGATCAATGACTGA